One genomic segment of Methanobacterium spitsbergense includes these proteins:
- a CDS encoding mRNA surveillance protein pelota — MRIVYQDTKKGVIEVVPETLDDLWHLSHIIEEGDLVSSLTSRRIQDSTGERLRSDRGIKKTFFMGVRVEEISFHKYTGKLRATGTIEQGPEDLVPLGSHHTLDLKLKNSVKIKKERWSKWNIKRLKDAMKASKKPSALIVAIEDDIADIGIIRQYGIDYVGPIMGSVSGKRIVQKNRKQAINDFFTELAETIKGFNDVQVIVLAGPGFTRGEFFEFLNQKYSDLAKISLLESTGAGGRAGIAEVLKKGLIEKMATEGRIAHEIRLVEDVLEEIGKSSKMVTYGKKEVKKAAQSGAIENLLVIDELVRERNIENLMDQVENMGGKVMIISSEHDGGKQLSALGGIAALLRYSLN; from the coding sequence GTGCGTATTGTTTATCAGGATACTAAAAAAGGTGTTATTGAAGTTGTTCCAGAAACACTGGATGATTTATGGCACTTATCACATATAATAGAGGAAGGAGACTTAGTTTCATCATTAACTAGCAGAAGGATTCAAGATTCAACTGGTGAAAGATTAAGAAGTGACAGGGGAATTAAAAAAACATTCTTCATGGGTGTAAGGGTTGAAGAAATAAGTTTTCATAAATACACTGGAAAACTCAGGGCCACAGGCACTATAGAACAGGGACCTGAAGATCTGGTTCCATTGGGATCACATCATACACTAGATTTGAAACTTAAAAATTCTGTAAAGATAAAAAAAGAAAGATGGTCTAAATGGAATATTAAACGACTAAAAGATGCAATGAAGGCATCTAAAAAACCATCTGCACTTATTGTTGCCATTGAAGATGATATTGCAGACATTGGTATTATAAGGCAGTATGGGATAGATTATGTGGGTCCTATAATGGGAAGTGTATCTGGGAAGAGAATTGTCCAAAAAAACCGTAAACAGGCAATAAATGACTTTTTTACAGAGTTAGCAGAGACAATTAAAGGATTTAATGATGTACAAGTCATTGTACTTGCAGGACCCGGATTTACAAGGGGTGAATTTTTTGAATTTTTAAACCAGAAATATTCTGATCTTGCCAAAATATCCCTTCTTGAAAGTACAGGAGCTGGAGGAAGAGCAGGCATAGCTGAAGTACTTAAAAAGGGTTTAATTGAAAAAATGGCAACAGAAGGAAGGATAGCACATGAAATTAGATTAGTTGAAGATGTGTTAGAAGAAATAGGTAAATCCTCTAAGATGGTTACATACGGTAAAAAAGAGGTCAAAAAAGCAGCACAATCCGGGGCTATAGAAAATCTGCTTGTTATTGATGAGCTGGTACGTGAAAGGAATATTGAGAATCTCATGGATCAAGTTGAAAACATGGGTGGTAAAGTAATGATAATAAGTAGTGAACACGACGGTGGGAAACAGCTCTCAGCACTTGGTGGTATAGCAGCATTATTGAGATATAGCTTAAATTAA
- a CDS encoding prephenate dehydrogenase, translating into MKIAVIGGTRGLGKWIATFLSRKGLDIVVTGRNEVTGESVSKKLGVEYIQDNIKAASIADIVIISVPIDATPDTIREIGPVMKEGSLIMDVTSVKKEPSEIMQEYAAKGVEVLPCHPMFGPRIRTLDGQVIVLTPIKTGEWYDKVFQFLESENARIIVTTPDIHDRMMSIVQGLTHFAYISIARTIEKLDIDIKESRKFASPIYNLMLDTIARITAQNPYLVYSIQTKNIYIKETHETFLNTFTELKDLIATENQEEFVSSMSSAAKHLDDLESALGRSDKAISVLTEEVSTLKKQMGREVGLRHIYSGKVHIGILDKLTPDFLTLTKNKTSTRLKLSNVEVLNNEELLQWKLDNYTKKSYDISGTFPKGCNPDIIANTVNSLQDVVDAKVIDTYQGNQIAQGNVSVTIRYSIINENASIAVEKLLMGFGSQIR; encoded by the coding sequence TTGAAAATAGCCGTAATTGGAGGCACTAGAGGCCTTGGAAAGTGGATAGCTACGTTTTTAAGTAGAAAAGGTTTAGACATAGTTGTTACTGGAAGAAACGAAGTTACTGGCGAATCTGTGTCTAAGAAATTAGGTGTAGAGTATATTCAAGATAATATTAAGGCAGCATCCATTGCAGATATTGTTATTATATCCGTACCCATTGATGCTACACCAGACACTATTAGAGAGATTGGACCTGTAATGAAAGAAGGATCCTTAATTATGGATGTTACGTCTGTAAAAAAGGAACCCTCAGAAATAATGCAGGAATATGCAGCTAAAGGTGTTGAAGTTCTCCCTTGCCATCCCATGTTTGGTCCTAGAATTAGAACTCTTGATGGGCAGGTAATTGTGCTGACACCTATTAAAACTGGGGAATGGTATGATAAAGTATTTCAATTTCTTGAATCAGAAAATGCTAGGATTATCGTTACAACTCCAGATATACATGATAGGATGATGAGCATAGTACAGGGACTCACTCATTTTGCATATATTAGTATTGCAAGGACAATTGAAAAACTAGATATAGATATTAAAGAATCTAGAAAATTCGCAAGCCCAATTTACAATTTAATGTTAGATACAATTGCTAGAATAACTGCACAAAATCCTTATTTAGTGTATTCTATACAGACTAAGAACATTTATATCAAAGAAACACATGAAACTTTCCTAAACACATTCACCGAACTTAAAGATCTGATCGCTACTGAAAATCAGGAAGAGTTTGTTAGTTCAATGAGTTCTGCAGCAAAACATCTTGATGATCTTGAATCTGCTCTGGGAAGATCAGATAAAGCTATATCTGTTCTTACTGAAGAGGTGAGTACCCTCAAAAAACAGATGGGCCGAGAAGTAGGTTTGAGACATATCTACTCAGGAAAAGTACACATAGGGATTTTAGATAAACTTACACCAGATTTTTTAACATTAACAAAAAACAAAACCTCTACTCGTCTTAAATTATCTAATGTAGAAGTTTTAAACAATGAGGAACTCCTCCAATGGAAGTTGGACAATTACACAAAAAAAAGTTACGATATTTCTGGGACTTTCCCAAAAGGATGCAATCCAGATATTATAGCCAATACAGTCAACAGTTTACAGGACGTAGTTGATGCTAAAGTAATAGACACTTACCAAGGCAATCAGATTGCCCAGGGAAATGTAAGCGTTACAATAAGATATTCTATAATAAATGAAAATGCATCCATTGCAGTAGAAAAATTGTTAATGGGATTTGGAAGCCAAATACGTTAG
- a CDS encoding DUF2119 domain-containing protein: MFSKVIDKGSGPTRVFVGGVHGKEGLTTLNLIQLLDENDVKDGKLLLYNCPETKYISTLNPLYYHSPMGEKILKLIKTHKPEIYVELHCYKPESYLKLIDIERKKKVGVPPLIELEHNVLISSVAPYLRTNFFKRNDVCITLEMPCRPTENSTNVYLEVMKAIAGSRNRSEFEDKLKIKYPSQVIRAQRYAAEFFGEYPAF; the protein is encoded by the coding sequence ATGTTCTCAAAGGTAATTGATAAAGGATCAGGGCCTACACGTGTTTTTGTAGGAGGAGTTCATGGAAAAGAGGGTTTAACCACCCTAAATCTAATTCAACTTCTTGATGAAAACGATGTTAAAGATGGAAAACTCCTTCTTTACAATTGTCCTGAAACCAAATATATTAGCACATTAAACCCCCTCTATTATCATTCTCCAATGGGTGAAAAGATATTAAAACTTATAAAAACCCATAAGCCTGAGATATACGTTGAATTACACTGTTATAAACCTGAGAGTTACCTTAAACTCATAGACATAGAAAGGAAAAAAAAGGTAGGTGTACCTCCGTTAATAGAGCTGGAGCACAATGTTCTAATAAGTTCTGTGGCACCATATTTAAGAACCAATTTTTTTAAAAGGAATGATGTATGTATTACTCTTGAAATGCCATGCAGACCAACAGAAAATTCAACAAATGTTTATCTTGAAGTGATGAAGGCAATAGCAGGTTCAAGGAATAGATCAGAATTTGAAGATAAACTTAAAATTAAATATCCTTCACAAGTAATAAGAGCCCAGAGATATGCTGCAGAGTTTTTTGGAGAATATCCTGCTTTTTAA
- the fen gene encoding flap endonuclease-1 translates to MGVKFRDIISPESIKFEQLESKIVALDAANIIYQFLSSIRQVDGTPLMDQNGNITSHFSGILYRTSSLIEKGIRPVYIFDGTSDILKKGTQDKRREVKEESQKKMEKALEEGRIEDARKYAVRTSRMSPKIVEGSKKLLELLGVPYIQARGEGEAQASYMVENGDAWCVGSQDYDCILFGATKMVRNLTITGGKSNLELIDLKKVLENLGITREQLVDIAILVGTDFNLGVKGIGAKTGLKLIKEHENIFNVINKLDIEMEVEPEILRNIFLKHEVEPDYSLKWKSPDTEGVVRFLCGDHDFSEVRVLSALDKFKKIDNKQKSLKDWFG, encoded by the coding sequence ATGGGCGTAAAATTCAGAGATATAATATCCCCTGAAAGTATAAAATTTGAACAATTAGAATCTAAAATTGTTGCATTAGATGCAGCAAATATAATCTATCAATTTCTTTCAAGTATAAGACAGGTTGATGGAACACCATTAATGGATCAAAATGGTAACATCACATCACATTTTAGTGGAATACTTTACAGAACTTCATCACTCATTGAAAAGGGTATCAGGCCGGTTTATATCTTTGATGGTACTTCGGATATATTGAAAAAGGGTACTCAGGATAAACGAAGAGAAGTAAAGGAAGAATCTCAGAAAAAAATGGAAAAGGCTCTTGAAGAGGGTAGAATAGAAGATGCAAGAAAATATGCTGTTAGAACATCAAGGATGTCTCCAAAAATTGTTGAAGGGTCTAAAAAACTTCTGGAATTATTAGGAGTTCCATATATACAAGCTAGGGGTGAAGGTGAAGCTCAAGCATCGTATATGGTTGAAAATGGGGATGCATGGTGTGTTGGATCACAGGATTACGATTGTATACTATTCGGAGCCACAAAAATGGTTAGAAACCTAACTATAACCGGTGGAAAGTCGAATCTTGAATTAATTGACTTAAAAAAGGTATTAGAAAATCTTGGAATAACTAGGGAACAACTCGTTGATATTGCAATACTTGTTGGAACAGATTTTAATCTGGGAGTTAAAGGAATAGGTGCAAAAACAGGATTAAAACTTATCAAAGAACATGAAAATATTTTTAATGTAATAAATAAGCTTGACATTGAAATGGAAGTTGAACCAGAAATTTTAAGGAATATATTCCTTAAACATGAGGTTGAACCAGATTATAGTTTGAAATGGAAGTCCCCGGATACTGAGGGAGTTGTTCGCTTTTTATGTGGTGATCATGACTTTTCAGAGGTCAGGGTTTTGAGTGCTCTTGATAAATTCAAAAAAATAGACAACAAACAGAAGAGTCTAAAGGACTGGTTTGGATAA
- a CDS encoding CDC48 family AAA ATPase → MENKEMKLKVAEAFSQADVGRSIARIDPACMQKLDLLDGDIIEIEGKKLTATRVASSQSDIGLGIIRIDGYIRKNSGTSIGEEVTVRRADYKEAKKVVLAPVEQQIMIRGEVKPAFLGRVLTMGDMIITGVRQQQQQTMRTGGLFDEFFRDVAPMGEIKLAVVSTKPAGVVQITDLTDVEIQTEPVDVSKLEGVKNVVDVTYEDIGGLKEEVKKVREMIEIPLKRPELFERLGISPPKGVLMHGPPGTGKTLLAKAVANESDAHFITINGPEIMSKYVGGSEERLRELFEEAEENAPSIIFIDEIDAIAPKREEVSGEVERRTVAQLLTLMDGLKSRGQVVVIGATNRPDALDQAIRRGGRFDREIEIGVPDKDGRGEVLQIHTRGMPLDDNVDLEEMADTTHGFVGADLESLCKEAAMRVLRRVMPDIKGDEEISSETLKKIIVTKSDFKEALKEVQPSALREVLVQVPDIKWDDIGGLESAKQELQEAVEWPLKYPESFEKFGVRPPRGVLIYGPPGTGKTLLAKAVANESDANFIAVKGPELLSKWVGESEKGIREVFRKARQTAPTVIFFDEIDSIASTRGGSSTDSGVTQRVVNQLLTEIDGLEELQDVSVIAATNRVDILDPALTRPGRFDRHVKVDDPDENARIAIFKVHTAKMPLADDVELEVLAKRTDGFVGADIEAVCREAVMLTLRDNLESENVNMKHFQDAMKKVKPKNEADLSHYR, encoded by the coding sequence ATGGAAAATAAAGAAATGAAATTAAAAGTAGCAGAAGCCTTTTCACAGGCAGATGTTGGAAGGTCAATTGCAAGAATTGATCCTGCATGTATGCAGAAACTCGATCTCCTTGATGGAGATATTATTGAAATAGAAGGTAAAAAATTAACCGCCACCAGAGTCGCATCTTCACAATCAGATATAGGCCTGGGAATTATAAGAATAGATGGGTACATAAGAAAAAATTCAGGTACCTCAATAGGCGAAGAAGTAACTGTTAGACGTGCAGATTATAAAGAAGCCAAAAAAGTTGTGTTAGCACCAGTCGAACAACAGATCATGATAAGAGGAGAAGTAAAACCAGCATTTCTAGGAAGAGTGCTCACAATGGGAGACATGATCATAACAGGTGTGAGACAACAACAACAGCAAACAATGAGGACAGGAGGACTGTTCGATGAATTCTTCCGAGATGTAGCACCTATGGGTGAGATAAAACTCGCAGTTGTTTCAACAAAACCAGCAGGTGTAGTCCAAATAACAGATTTAACCGATGTAGAGATTCAAACCGAACCAGTTGACGTTTCAAAGCTTGAAGGAGTAAAAAATGTAGTTGATGTAACCTACGAAGATATAGGCGGCCTCAAAGAGGAAGTTAAAAAAGTAAGAGAAATGATAGAAATTCCCCTAAAAAGACCAGAACTCTTTGAAAGACTGGGAATATCCCCACCTAAAGGCGTTTTAATGCATGGACCGCCAGGAACAGGAAAAACACTCCTTGCAAAGGCAGTTGCAAACGAAAGCGATGCACATTTCATAACCATTAATGGGCCAGAAATAATGAGCAAGTATGTTGGAGGATCCGAAGAGAGGTTAAGGGAATTATTTGAAGAAGCTGAAGAAAATGCCCCATCAATCATATTCATAGACGAAATCGATGCCATAGCTCCTAAAAGAGAAGAAGTATCCGGAGAAGTTGAAAGAAGAACAGTTGCACAGCTACTCACACTTATGGATGGTCTTAAATCAAGAGGACAAGTGGTTGTAATAGGTGCAACCAACAGACCAGATGCACTTGACCAAGCAATAAGAAGGGGCGGAAGATTCGACAGAGAGATCGAAATCGGAGTTCCAGATAAGGATGGACGAGGAGAAGTTTTACAAATACACACAAGAGGAATGCCACTTGATGATAATGTTGACCTCGAGGAAATGGCAGACACAACCCATGGATTTGTTGGAGCAGATCTTGAATCACTGTGTAAAGAAGCTGCAATGAGAGTTCTAAGAAGGGTAATGCCCGATATAAAGGGAGATGAAGAAATATCTTCTGAAACTCTTAAGAAAATTATTGTAACCAAATCTGATTTCAAAGAAGCTCTTAAAGAAGTACAGCCATCAGCCCTGCGTGAAGTACTTGTACAGGTCCCTGATATAAAATGGGATGATATAGGAGGACTTGAAAGTGCAAAACAGGAGCTTCAAGAAGCTGTTGAATGGCCTCTCAAATATCCTGAGAGTTTTGAGAAGTTTGGTGTAAGACCTCCAAGGGGAGTTTTGATCTATGGACCACCAGGAACAGGGAAAACACTCCTTGCAAAGGCAGTAGCAAACGAAAGTGATGCCAATTTCATAGCAGTAAAAGGACCTGAATTACTTTCAAAATGGGTTGGAGAATCTGAAAAGGGTATTCGTGAAGTATTCAGAAAGGCTCGACAGACAGCACCAACAGTTATATTCTTTGATGAAATAGATTCAATAGCATCCACTAGGGGAGGATCCAGCACAGATTCAGGTGTTACACAGCGTGTTGTTAATCAACTATTAACAGAAATAGATGGACTCGAAGAGCTTCAAGATGTTTCTGTTATAGCCGCAACCAACCGTGTGGATATACTTGATCCGGCATTAACTAGACCTGGCAGATTTGACAGACATGTTAAAGTTGATGATCCAGATGAAAATGCTAGAATAGCCATATTCAAAGTACACACCGCCAAAATGCCATTAGCAGATGATGTTGAACTTGAGGTATTAGCAAAAAGAACAGATGGATTTGTAGGGGCAGATATAGAAGCGGTTTGTCGTGAAGCTGTAATGCTTACCCTTAGGGATAACCTTGAATCTGAAAATGTAAATATGAAACATTTCCAGGATGCAATGAAAAAGGTTAAACCCAAAAACGAAGCAGATCTTAGCCATTACAGATAA
- a CDS encoding cell wall biosynthesis protein — MIDILILFLLSAVLTIIFKELFTRYGRNLYTSIRGGTPRAVGIAPFLILILFFPVPGNYLIATIGIFAFIDDLIGRKRIKELKIEIGQLSRGIGMLMVMIIGYFYFGPVSILIALMIQPLNIADMQPGSACSTIILMCLTVLIAIFALTSTIYYPVLLLLAVCIGYAPLDYKGKIMMGEIGNHSFAVGLGISFAFLGSIIGNLTGTGVYGTLIITIILILVTVMLIAFIRRKNLNQFLKKNLNIKNPNYGDYFMDVLTGGGLGDLLRRLILKKRVITIKNRFLIHIGFRRLVYNPYSI, encoded by the coding sequence ATGATTGACATACTGATACTTTTCTTACTTTCAGCGGTTCTCACCATAATTTTTAAAGAACTGTTTACAAGGTACGGAAGAAACCTATACACATCTATTAGAGGAGGAACACCAAGAGCTGTTGGAATTGCACCATTTTTAATTCTGATTCTATTTTTCCCGGTTCCAGGCAACTATCTAATTGCAACGATAGGAATATTTGCATTTATAGATGATCTTATTGGCAGAAAACGGATTAAAGAATTAAAAATAGAAATTGGTCAACTTTCAAGGGGCATTGGAATGTTAATGGTAATGATTATAGGTTATTTCTATTTCGGCCCCGTATCAATACTCATAGCTCTTATGATACAACCTTTAAACATAGCAGACATGCAACCTGGCTCAGCTTGTTCAACAATTATATTAATGTGTTTAACTGTCCTCATTGCAATTTTCGCACTTACATCAACCATCTATTATCCTGTGCTCCTTTTGCTTGCAGTATGTATTGGTTACGCACCATTGGATTATAAAGGAAAGATTATGATGGGTGAAATAGGTAATCATTCATTTGCAGTGGGTTTAGGTATATCTTTTGCATTTTTAGGTAGCATTATTGGGAATTTAACTGGAACAGGAGTATATGGGACACTTATCATCACCATCATTTTAATTTTAGTTACAGTGATGCTAATTGCATTTATACGCAGAAAAAATCTGAATCAATTCTTAAAAAAGAATTTAAATATAAAAAATCCCAATTATGGGGATTATTTCATGGATGTTTTAACTGGAGGAGGATTAGGTGATCTTCTACGCAGACTTATCCTGAAAAAAAGAGTTATAACTATAAAAAATAGGTTTTTAATACATATAGGATTTAGAAGACTCGTGTACAATCCATATTCCATCTAA
- a CDS encoding TolB family protein, whose amino-acid sequence MQKKILLLLTTLVVAFVFCGAASAATVKTNHINTSKISNVGTAMYDQRDPAIDGTRIVWEQRSSSGYNNVYYKNLATGHSGRVLPAATDQYHADISGTRIVWTQMTAKGAVIYYKNLATGYSGRLFTTSMGKQTHASIDGTRVVWIQDTNSQDYVIYYKNFATGYVGKVKSSSYRQFNPEISGTRVVWRQYELNGHHVMYVKNMATGAYGRLLTSTQSQGVAAIDGTRVIWTQYDSYGHESIYYKNLATGSYYRVIQTSDYQNIYSPAISGTRIVWMQEDSFGHQSIYYKNLATGTYFRILPSTQNQGFPRISGTRIVWQKQDSGSNYSIYILNLATGQSGRLTP is encoded by the coding sequence ATGCAAAAGAAGATTCTTTTATTGTTAACAACTTTAGTTGTTGCATTTGTATTCTGCGGAGCAGCATCAGCTGCAACAGTCAAAACCAACCATATAAACACTTCTAAAATAAGTAATGTTGGGACTGCAATGTATGATCAGCGTGACCCTGCCATTGACGGTACAAGAATAGTCTGGGAGCAGAGAAGTTCATCAGGATATAATAATGTCTACTATAAAAATCTTGCAACAGGACATAGTGGCAGAGTACTACCTGCAGCAACAGACCAGTACCACGCAGATATTTCAGGTACAAGAATAGTTTGGACACAAATGACTGCAAAAGGTGCAGTTATCTACTATAAAAACCTTGCAACTGGATACAGTGGCAGATTATTCACAACTTCAATGGGAAAACAGACCCATGCTTCTATCGATGGTACCAGGGTCGTTTGGATCCAAGATACTAATTCCCAGGACTATGTGATTTACTATAAAAATTTTGCAACAGGATATGTTGGCAAAGTAAAATCATCATCATATAGGCAATTCAATCCTGAGATTTCAGGTACCCGGGTCGTCTGGAGACAATACGAATTAAACGGACACCACGTAATGTATGTGAAAAACATGGCCACTGGAGCGTATGGAAGATTATTAACATCCACACAATCCCAGGGTGTGGCAGCTATAGATGGTACCAGGGTTATCTGGACGCAATATGATTCATACGGCCATGAATCTATCTATTATAAAAACTTAGCTACAGGATCATATTACAGAGTAATACAAACATCAGATTATCAAAATATCTATAGCCCTGCTATTTCAGGTACAAGAATAGTATGGATGCAGGAGGATTCATTTGGCCACCAATCTATTTATTATAAAAATCTGGCAACTGGAACATATTTCAGAATATTACCATCAACACAAAACCAGGGATTTCCTAGAATTTCAGGAACAAGAATTGTGTGGCAAAAGCAAGATTCTGGCTCAAACTACTCAATCTATATATTAAATCTTGCAACAGGACAAAGCGGTAGGTTAACACCATGA
- the ahcY gene encoding adenosylhomocysteinase, with protein MSYNVKDISLAPEGKRKIEWVQRHMPVLEHIKKEFQEEKPFEGITIASCLHLEPKTINLGLTLHEGGAEVAMTGCNPLSTQDDATAAGAALGLHMYGWRGETNEEYYENINKVLDHEPDILIDDGADMIFLVHRERKELMDKIIGACEETTTGIHRLKSMHQDKALKFPVMAVNDSYMKYLFDNRYGTGQSTFDSIMGSTNVLIAGKTIVVCGYGWCGRGVAMRADGLGANVIVTEIDPIRALEARMDGYRVMTIREAVKEADMLVTVTGNVDVVSGDDFKYMKDGCILANSGHFNVEINKEDLEKMSKSTKMLKPDIKEFVMEDGRKLYLLADGRLVNLAGERGQGHPAEIMDMSFAMQTLAAKYLLNNKLDVGVYKTLDETDIHVAKLKLKAMDINIDSLTTEQVAYLKNWEEGT; from the coding sequence ATGAGTTACAATGTAAAGGATATATCATTAGCACCGGAAGGTAAAAGGAAGATTGAATGGGTTCAAAGACACATGCCAGTTCTTGAACATATAAAAAAAGAATTTCAAGAAGAAAAACCATTTGAAGGCATTACAATTGCATCTTGCTTACACTTAGAACCAAAAACAATTAATCTGGGTTTAACTCTCCATGAAGGAGGTGCTGAAGTTGCAATGACCGGTTGTAACCCGCTTTCAACTCAAGACGATGCAACTGCAGCTGGTGCGGCATTAGGACTTCATATGTATGGTTGGAGAGGCGAAACAAATGAAGAATATTATGAAAACATTAACAAAGTACTTGATCACGAACCAGACATCTTGATTGATGATGGTGCAGATATGATATTCCTCGTTCATAGAGAAAGGAAAGAACTGATGGATAAGATAATTGGGGCTTGTGAGGAAACAACAACCGGAATACATAGACTGAAATCAATGCACCAAGATAAAGCATTGAAATTCCCCGTAATGGCTGTAAATGATTCTTATATGAAGTACCTTTTTGACAATCGTTATGGTACAGGACAATCTACTTTTGACTCCATAATGGGCTCAACCAATGTATTGATTGCAGGAAAAACCATTGTAGTCTGTGGATATGGATGGTGCGGTCGTGGAGTAGCCATGAGAGCAGATGGTTTAGGTGCCAACGTTATTGTAACAGAAATAGATCCAATAAGAGCACTTGAAGCTAGGATGGATGGTTACAGAGTGATGACAATTAGAGAAGCTGTTAAAGAAGCAGATATGCTTGTAACAGTTACTGGAAACGTTGATGTTGTATCTGGAGATGATTTCAAATATATGAAAGATGGTTGCATACTAGCCAACTCAGGACACTTCAATGTAGAGATCAACAAAGAAGACCTTGAAAAGATGTCTAAATCAACTAAAATGTTGAAACCAGATATAAAAGAATTTGTAATGGAAGATGGCAGGAAACTATACCTCTTAGCTGATGGAAGATTAGTTAACCTTGCAGGCGAACGTGGACAGGGGCATCCAGCAGAAATAATGGACATGAGCTTTGCAATGCAAACCCTCGCAGCCAAATATCTTTTAAACAACAAACTTGACGTAGGAGTCTATAAAACATTAGATGAAACAGATATTCATGTAGCAAAACTTAAATTAAAAGCCATGGACATTAACATAGATAGTTTAACCACTGAACAGGTTGCTTATCTCAAAAATTGGGAAGAAGGAACATAA
- a CDS encoding chorismate--pyruvate lyase family protein has product MEQNILDGILKIEKEVGKLSNAQKILLTTDGSVTTILDVIRGHVRIETLEQKFIEADSKMAQLLNIEVGDTVNYRVVVIETQEPLIYAISLIAVDRLENEFKEDLIRADMPIGRILRKHNIESRREIKSVYYEEQEPELKKIFKEDSTMLTRTYNIIHNNEILIWLKETFPYKHFRD; this is encoded by the coding sequence ATGGAACAAAATATTCTTGATGGTATCCTGAAAATTGAAAAAGAAGTGGGAAAACTTTCAAACGCCCAGAAAATACTTTTAACCACAGATGGTTCTGTAACAACCATACTCGATGTAATACGGGGCCATGTTAGGATAGAAACACTAGAACAGAAATTTATTGAAGCAGATTCTAAAATGGCTCAATTACTAAATATTGAAGTGGGAGACACAGTAAATTATAGGGTTGTTGTTATCGAAACTCAAGAGCCATTAATCTATGCAATTTCACTTATAGCTGTTGACAGACTTGAAAATGAATTTAAAGAGGATTTAATAAGGGCAGACATGCCAATTGGTAGGATACTCCGGAAACATAATATTGAATCTCGTAGAGAAATTAAATCTGTTTATTATGAGGAACAAGAACCCGAGCTTAAAAAGATATTCAAAGAAGATTCTACAATGCTTACTAGGACCTACAACATAATTCATAACAATGAAATTTTGATTTGGTTGAAAGAGACATTTCCATATAAACATTTCAGAGATTGA